In Deltaproteobacteria bacterium, a genomic segment contains:
- a CDS encoding isoprenylcysteine carboxyl methyltransferase — MHLARNRWMQIFAKVVPASYFALACFAFWKSFLQTGKLTSLFWMLSEGIVVVLIVFRRPSSAVSKSPWDWFAGIAGSFLILMVRPTGHAVAPDAAGFTLQLLGTGFQIYGKTALGRSFGIVAANRGVVVDGPYRWVRHPIYLGYLVTHAGFLLSNWSPRNLAVYAAAYFFQAARIFAEERVLLGDGKYREYAASVRYRLLPGIF; from the coding sequence ATGCATCTGGCGCGAAACCGGTGGATGCAGATTTTCGCAAAGGTCGTCCCCGCCTCCTATTTCGCGCTCGCGTGCTTCGCGTTCTGGAAAAGCTTCCTTCAGACGGGAAAGCTGACCTCCCTTTTCTGGATGTTGTCCGAAGGCATCGTCGTCGTCCTGATCGTGTTCCGAAGGCCGTCATCGGCCGTCTCGAAAAGCCCCTGGGACTGGTTCGCCGGGATCGCCGGTTCCTTCCTTATCCTCATGGTGCGACCCACCGGGCACGCGGTCGCCCCCGACGCTGCCGGATTCACGCTTCAGTTGCTGGGAACGGGATTCCAGATCTACGGAAAGACCGCTCTTGGAAGAAGCTTCGGAATCGTGGCGGCCAACCGCGGCGTCGTTGTGGACGGACCCTACCGTTGGGTGCGCCACCCCATATACCTGGGTTACCTTGTCACTCACGCCGGATTCCTGCTGTCGAATTGGAGCCCGCGGAACCTCGCTGTATACGCGGCGGCTTACTTCTTCCAGGCGGCGCGGATATTCGCGGAGGAGCGCGTGCTTCTGGGGGACGGGAAATACCGGGAATACGCCGCGAGCGTCCGGTACCGCCTGCTGCCCGGCATCTTCTGA
- a CDS encoding DUF192 domain-containing protein, which translates to MSRIAWKAKNLTRDALLGDRILPARNFRSRMKGLLGTDALPEGEGLWITPCNSIHSFGMRYEIDAIFIDRDDRVLGIYCYFGKNRITRPYRKARGVLELPPGTVYKTDTQIGDIVSLTPWQWRV; encoded by the coding sequence ATGAGCCGCATAGCATGGAAGGCAAAAAACCTTACGAGAGACGCACTGCTCGGCGACCGGATCCTGCCTGCGAGGAATTTCCGGTCGCGGATGAAAGGTCTCCTGGGCACCGACGCCCTGCCGGAAGGGGAGGGGCTCTGGATCACTCCGTGCAACAGCATCCATTCGTTCGGGATGCGGTACGAAATCGACGCCATATTCATCGACCGGGACGATCGGGTGCTGGGAATCTACTGCTACTTCGGTAAAAACCGCATCACCCGGCCCTATCGGAAAGCGCGCGGGGTGCTCGAGCTTCCACCGGGGACCGTCTACAAAACCGATACGCAAATCGGGGACATCGTGAGTCTCACCCCGTGGCAATGGAGGGTCTGA
- a CDS encoding ATP-binding protein translates to MQSALAQDVRLSILPPICPRTVEETGLSPSFLVELVSKQLYDGGAMTLAALSERLALPMSVAGDIANFLRKERLAEIRKGGDVRASYVFALTDLGRERAREFLQASGYIGPAPVTLERYADTCRKQSVRKMAVTAEKMAKRFEGIVLPPGMLDRLGPAMNSGRSLFLYGPPGSGKTFIAERLSGILDEHIFIPYAVSVEGHVIRIFDPVNHRSFDVGGSLDSVGELLEGGPRYDRRFALCERPVVIAGGELTLGMLDLNYDPLARYYEAPLQLKANGGIFLIDDLGRQMVRPFDLFNRWIIPLEKGCDYLTLQTGKKFEIPFDQIVIFSTNIEPRDLADEAFLRRLGYKIRIGYISPSEYVSICRQVCRQLGLEFRPEAIRHLIEKEHAARKIPLAACHPKDVLSRVVEICRYRGIHPRLDEDLVAQACRDYFMEI, encoded by the coding sequence GTGCAGAGCGCCCTTGCGCAGGATGTCCGCCTTTCCATCCTTCCCCCGATATGCCCGCGCACAGTCGAGGAAACGGGCTTGTCACCGTCGTTTCTCGTGGAGCTTGTTTCGAAGCAGTTGTACGACGGCGGGGCGATGACGCTCGCCGCCCTTTCGGAAAGGCTGGCCCTGCCGATGAGCGTCGCGGGAGATATCGCCAATTTCCTCAGGAAGGAACGACTCGCTGAAATACGGAAGGGGGGCGACGTCCGGGCGTCCTATGTATTCGCGCTGACGGACCTTGGGAGGGAACGTGCCAGGGAATTCCTTCAGGCCTCGGGCTATATCGGCCCCGCTCCGGTCACACTGGAGCGGTATGCGGACACCTGCCGGAAGCAGTCGGTTCGGAAGATGGCGGTCACAGCCGAGAAGATGGCGAAACGGTTCGAGGGGATCGTCCTGCCTCCCGGCATGCTGGACCGGCTTGGCCCCGCCATGAATTCGGGACGCTCCCTCTTCCTGTACGGCCCCCCCGGCAGCGGCAAGACCTTCATCGCCGAGCGGCTGTCGGGGATCCTCGACGAGCACATTTTCATACCGTACGCGGTTTCCGTGGAAGGCCACGTCATCCGGATCTTCGACCCGGTGAATCACCGTTCGTTCGACGTCGGCGGGTCACTGGACTCCGTCGGGGAGCTCCTGGAGGGAGGCCCCCGCTACGACCGCCGGTTCGCCCTTTGCGAGCGGCCTGTCGTCATCGCGGGAGGAGAGCTGACGCTCGGGATGCTGGATTTGAATTACGACCCGCTGGCCCGCTACTACGAGGCGCCGCTCCAGCTGAAGGCCAACGGAGGCATATTCCTGATCGACGACCTGGGCCGACAGATGGTCCGGCCATTCGACCTGTTCAACAGGTGGATCATCCCGCTTGAAAAAGGGTGCGATTACCTTACGCTCCAGACCGGCAAGAAGTTCGAGATCCCCTTCGACCAGATCGTAATCTTCTCCACCAACATAGAGCCCCGGGACCTGGCGGACGAGGCGTTCCTCCGCAGGCTCGGGTACAAAATCAGGATCGGCTACATCAGTCCGTCCGAATACGTCTCCATCTGCCGGCAGGTGTGCAGGCAGCTCGGCCTGGAGTTCCGGCCCGAGGCGATCCGGCACCTCATCGAAAAGGAACACGCCGCGCGGAAGATCCCCTTGGCGGCCTGCCACCCGAAAGACGTCCTTTCCCGCGTCGTGGAGATCTGCCGGTACCGGGGAATCCATCCACGCCTGGACGAGGACTTGGTCGCGCAGGCATGCCGGGACTATTTCATGGAAATCTGA